In one Lolium rigidum isolate FL_2022 chromosome 3, APGP_CSIRO_Lrig_0.1, whole genome shotgun sequence genomic region, the following are encoded:
- the LOC124703922 gene encoding tRNA N(3)-methylcytidine methyltransferase METTL6 translates to MDGGGERESTKHEVEAEYHCHDFDWEDLRADVEANPSFSYHLCPFPTTTATDAPPAPPSEAWKSFHRRHASGKFFKERRYLLKEFPELINSKECAKVLEVGCGNGSTVVSILRCSPSITVYACDCSEDTLQKANEIVFNTQGVDAKDRFHPFLLDVSKEAFPDWLFCNWCQSFGAKAVDLSLDSGHHNIRNEQPIVLKENQCCIHGIDVITMIFTLSAIPYDIMLATLRRCVSVLKPGGLVLFRDYGIYDMTMLRFLPHQRVGFREYIRADGTFSYYFSLDTVRELFDAAGLLELELEYCCVRSVNRKNGKNMRRVWVHGKFQKPTS, encoded by the exons ATGGACGGGGGTGGAGAACGGGAGAGCACCAAGCACGAGGTGGAGGCGGAGTACCACTGCCACGACTTCGACTGGGAGGACCTCCGGGCGGATGTGGAAGCTAACCCTTCTTTCTCCTATCACCTGTGCCCTTTCCCCACGACCACGGCCACCGacgcgccgccagcaccgccgtCGGAGGCCTGGAAAAGCTTCCACCGTCGCCACGCATCCGGCAAGTTCTTCAAG GAAAGGAGATATCTTCTGAAGGAATTTCCTGAACTAATTAACAGCAAAGAATGTGCAAAGGTTCTAGAGGTGGGGTGTGGGAATGGAAGCACTGTTGTATCAATTCTACG ATGTAGTCCAAGCATCACTGTCTATGCTTGTGATTGTAGTGAAGATACTCTACAGAAAGCAAATGAGATTGTGTTCAATACACAAGGGGTTGATGCCAAGGATAGGTTCCACCCTTTTTTACTGGATGTTTCTAAAGAAGCATTTCCAGATTGGCTGTTCTGTAATTGGTGTCAAAGTTTTGGTGCAAAGGCTGTTGACCTCTCACTAG ATTCAGGTCATCATAATATAAGGAACGAACAACCAATTGTGCTGAAGGAAAATCAGTGTTGTATTCACGGCATAGATGTTATTACTATG ATATTTACGTTGTCAGCCATACCATATGACATAATGTTAGCTACTCTACGGCGGTGTGTTTCTGTTCTGAAACCAGGTGGCCTTGTTCTATTCAGGGATTACG GCATCTATGACATGACGATGCTTCGATTTTTGCCTCACCAAAGAGTGGGGTTTCGGGAATATATTCGTGCTGATGGTACCTTCTCGTACTACTTCTCGTTGGACACTGTGAGAGAACTCTTTGATGCTGCTGGACTACTGGAG TTGGAGCTCGAATACTGCTGTGTGAGATCAGTGAACAGAAAGAATGGGAAGAACATGCGACGTGTATGGGTGCACGGCAAATTTCAAAAACCCACAAGTTAA
- the LOC124700121 gene encoding 40S ribosomal protein S13-1, whose translation MGRMHSRGKGISSSALPYKRTPHSWVKTPVADVNELITKAAKKGQKPSQIGVLLRDQHGIPLVKSVTGSKILRILKAHGLAPEIPEDLYFLIKKAVAIRKHLERNRKDKDSKFRLILVESRIHRLARYYKRTKKLPPTWKYESTTASTLVA comes from the exons ATGGGGCGCATGCACAGCCGCGG GAAGGGCATCTCGTCGTCGGCGCTGCCGTACAAGAGGACTCCGCACAGCTGGGTCAAGACTCCCGTCGCCGAT GTGAACGAATTGATTACCAAGGCTGCAAAGAAGGGCCAGAAGCCGTCACAGATCGGCGTCCTGCTCCGTGACCAGCATGGTATTCCGCTCGTCAAGAGCGTCACCGGGAGCAAGATCCTCCGCATCCTCAAGGCCCATG GTCTGGCGCCAGAGATCCCGGAGGACCTCTACTTCCTGATCAAGAAGGCAGTGGCGATAAGGAAGCATCTGGAGAGGAACAGGAAGGACAAGGACTCCAAGTTCAGGCTCATCCTTGTGGAGAGCAGGATCCACCGCCTCGCCCGCTACTACAAGCGCACCAAGAAGCTCCCGCCCACCTGGAAGTA TGAGTCTACCACCGCCAGCACTCTGGTGGCCTAA
- the LOC124700122 gene encoding 28 kDa ribonucleoprotein, chloroplastic: MASASASYGTLLHLPNPIHSRHLSISPARRRRRPALSSAAARLHNPSAPAALSRLGPVRRASATPLASETEEETEAQSEDDDDEQGWTGGIGAAARGEEEHGGEEPAGEEDLSGRTQRQPRPCELYVCNLPRRYGVDELLELFGPHGTVLSVEVSRDAETGISRGCGFVTMRSFAEARTAVNALDGIDLDGRDMLVKLAAHVVSNRRNPTLTHTPPMKDHIFESPYKIYVGNLAWSLQPQQLREYFTQCGTIVSTRLLSDRKGGKHRVYGFLSFSSTEEVEAALKLNNTNFQGRDIIVREAHVQTPDTQAQRS, from the exons atggcctccgcctccgcctcgtatGGCACCCTCCTCCACTTGCCCAACCCGATCCACTCCCGCCACCTCTCCATTTcccccgctcgccgccgccgccgccccgcgctCTCCTCCGCAGCCGCGCGCCTCCACAACCCCTCCGCCCCCGCGGCGCTCTCTCGTTTGGGCCCGGTGAGGAGAGCCAGCGCGACCCCACTCGCGTCCGAAACAGAGGAGGAGACGGAGGCGCAGtcggaagacgatgacgacgagcagGGGTGGACGGGCGGCATTGGCGCCGCGGCGCGCGGGGAGGAGGAGCATGGCGGCGAGGAGCCGGCGGGAGAGGAGGATTTGAGCGGCCGGACGCAGCGGCAGCCGCGGCCGTGCGAGCTGTACGTGTGCAACCTGCCGCGCAGGTACGGCGTCGACGAGCTGCTCGAGCTCTTCGGGCCACACGGCACCGTCCTCTCCGTCGAG GTTTCACGCGATGCCGAGACCGGAATTAGTCGAGGATGCGGTTTTGTTACGATGCGTTCGTTTGCAGAAGCTAGAACAGCCGTCAATGCTCTAGATGGAATT GACCTGGATGGGCGTGACATGCTTGTAAAACTAGCGGCTCACGTCGTTTCCAATAGGAGAAATCCCACCCTGACCCATACACCACCCATGAAGGACCATATCTTTGAAAGTCCGTACAAGATATATGTTGGCAACCTTGCATGGTCTCTTCAACCTCAACAGTTAAGAGAATACTTCACTCAGTGCGGAACTATTGTCAGTACAAGGCTGCTGTCAGATCGCAAAGGAGGGAAACACAGAGTCTATGGGTTCCTTTCGTTTTCTTCAACAGAGGAGGTTGAGGCTGCGTTAAAGCTTAACAACACG AACTTTCAAGGACGGGATATTATTGTCAGAGAAGCTCATGTACAAACGCCAGATACGCAAGCTCAGAGAAGCTAA
- the LOC124700123 gene encoding kinesin-like protein KIN-1 produces MSKPNSNVTVCVRFRPLSHKERKGNDDKVCFKKLDSESFVFKDERDEDVIFSFDKVFYDDSEQSDVYNFLAMPIVTDAVNGINGTIITYGQTGAGKTYSMEGPSILHCNELKTGLVQRVVNGLFDCLRTSENITTWTVKLSMVEIYLEKVRDLLDLSKDNLQIKESKSQGIFISGATEISIMNGSDALERLSEGIANRAVGETQMNLASSRSHCLYIFSVQHGSTTDERVRAGKIILVDLAGSEKVEKTGAEGRVLDEAKMINKSLSALGNVINALTTAKPNHVPYRDSKLTRILQDSLGGSSRAALLCCCSPSSSNSPESLSTIRFGTRTKFIKTLHKLIPTEVDSAKKHTPYSRDQDDLPDGTPSKAGSSQSEASDPSLDSGDHDGLRERLLSKLRLSLKEEDIDLLEELFVQEGIIFDPDTVALDIDSACHDAASRQIGSLVQAVEELTETVQELTDENETLRHQLEVAQEIAARAQCAAADRSGGVLFGFVPAAVLRLVGFMPD; encoded by the exons ATGTCCAAGCCCAACTCCAACGTCACGGTGTGTGTGCGGTTCAGGCCGCTGAGCCACAAGGAGAGGAAGGGGAACGACGACAAGGTCTGCTTCAAGAAACTGGACTCGGAGTCCTTTGTGTTCAAG GATGAGCGGGACGAAGATGTCATATTCAGCTTTGACAAGGTGTTCTATGATGACTCGGAACAGTCTGATGTCTATAATTTCCTGGCAATGCCCATTGTTACAG ATGCTGTCAATGGAATAAATGGCACCATAATTACTTATGGACAG ACTGGAGCTGGAAAAACTTACAGCATGGAG GGGCCAAGCATCTTGCACTGCAATGAGCTGAAAACTGGACTGGTTCAGCGAGTTGTAAATGGTCTTTTTGATTGTTTAAGAACATCAGAAAACATTACTACTTGGACTGTGAAGTTGTCAATG GTGGAGATATATTTGGAAAAAGTAAG GGACCTTCTTGACTTGTCCAAGGACAATCTACAAATCAAGGAGAGTAAAAGCCAAGGGATTTTCATTTCTGGAGCAACAGAG ATATCTATTATGAATGGTTCAGATGCCTTGGAACGCCTTTCT GAAGGAATTGCCAACAGAGCTGTCGGAGAAACAC AAATGAACCTGGCCAGCAGTAGAAGTCATTGCCTGTACATTTTCTCAGTGCAGCATGGATCCACTACAGATGAGAG GGTAAGGGCTGGGAAGATTATTCTAGTTGACTTAGCTGGTTCAGAGAAAGTTGAGAAAACTGGTGCTGAAGGGCGTGTTCTTGATGAGGCTAAAATGATCAACAAATCTCTTTCAGCTCTTGGAAATGTTATCAATGCCCTAACTACTG CTAAACCAAATCATGTGCCTTACCGTGACTCGAAGCTTACGCGCATACTTCAAGATTCACTG GGTGGCAGCTCAAGAGCTGCATTGCTGTGCTGCTGTTCTCCCAGTTCGTCGAACTCACCAGAAAGTCTGTCTACCATTCGCTTCGGAACCAG GACGAAGTTCATAAAAACTCTACACAAACTGATTCCCACCGAAGTGGATAGCGCTAAGAAGCACACCCCATATTCCCGTGATCAAGACGATCTGCCTGACGGAACCCCGAGCAAGGCTGGTAGCAGCCAATCTGAGGCGTCTGATCCCAGCCTTGATTCTGGCGATCATGACGGTCTGCGTGAAAGGCTACTGAGCAAG CTAAGGTTGAGTCTCAAGGAGGAAGATATCGATCTTCTGGAGGAGCTGTTTGTGCAAGAAGGGATCATCTTCGACCCCGACACGGTGGCGCTGGACATCGACTCGGCGTGCCACGACGCTGCGAGCCGGCAGATCGGGTCGCTGGTGCAAGCAGTGGAGGAGCTCACAGAAACTGTGCAGGAG CTCACTGACGAGAACGAGACGCTGAGGCATCAGCTCGAGGTCGCGCAGGAGATCGCAGCCCGGGCTCagtgcgccgccgccgaccggAGCGGTGGTGTGCTGTTCGGTTTTGTGCCGGCGGCCGTCCTCCGTCTCGTCGGGTTCATGCCAGACTGA